Proteins encoded in a region of the Gammaproteobacteria bacterium genome:
- a CDS encoding cation acetate symporter encodes MDLQTLTYWVVGATFALYIGIAIWSRASTTGEFYVAGKGVNPVANGMATAADWMSAASFISMAGLIAFNGYDASVYLMGWTGGYVLLAMLLAPYLRKFGKYTVPEFIGDRYYSKTARIVAVICLIVASITYVIGQMKGVGVAFSRFLETDFTTGVVVGMAIVFVYAVLGGMKGITYTQIAQYVVLIFAYTVPAIFISLNLTGNPLPQLGLMSSMADGSGYMLDKLDSVLVELGFAEYTAQKGSSLNMSLLTLSLMIGTAGLPHVIIRFFTVPKVRDARYSAGWALVFIAILYTTAPSVGSMARLNLMNTVQAGAVGDPAANLVYEERPNWFRNWEKTGLLKFEDKNGDGKIQYYNDKNAEFAAKAEGFGWKGNEMVKVDRDIMVLANPEIAGLPNWVIALVAAGGLAAALSTAAGLLLAISSSISHDLLKGVFKPDISEKDELMAGRIAMAGAIGVAGYLGMNPPGFAAQVVALAFGLAASSIFPALMMGIFNKKMNRSGAVAGMLAGLLSTLVYIFVYKGWFFVPGTNNLPNTADSWLFGIQPESFGAVGAMINFAVAYAVSKVTAEPPEHIQHLVEDIRIPKGAGTASSH; translated from the coding sequence ATGGATCTACAAACCTTAACCTACTGGGTGGTTGGCGCCACCTTCGCCCTCTACATTGGCATCGCGATCTGGTCGCGCGCTTCCACGACCGGTGAATTCTATGTTGCCGGCAAGGGCGTAAACCCGGTTGCCAATGGTATGGCCACAGCTGCGGACTGGATGTCAGCTGCATCATTTATCTCAATGGCCGGATTGATTGCTTTCAATGGCTATGACGCGTCCGTATACCTTATGGGCTGGACCGGTGGCTACGTGCTGCTGGCCATGTTACTCGCTCCTTACCTGCGCAAGTTCGGCAAGTACACGGTTCCCGAGTTTATCGGTGACCGCTACTACTCCAAGACAGCGCGCATTGTTGCTGTAATCTGCCTGATCGTGGCCTCCATTACCTACGTAATCGGCCAAATGAAGGGTGTTGGCGTGGCATTCAGTCGCTTCCTCGAGACTGACTTCACCACCGGTGTTGTTGTCGGTATGGCAATCGTATTTGTATACGCCGTACTAGGTGGCATGAAAGGCATTACCTACACCCAGATCGCACAGTACGTGGTATTGATTTTTGCCTATACCGTACCGGCCATCTTCATTTCACTGAACCTGACCGGCAACCCGCTGCCGCAGCTGGGCCTGATGAGCTCCATGGCCGATGGCAGTGGCTACATGCTCGACAAGCTGGACTCGGTACTGGTGGAACTCGGCTTCGCCGAATACACGGCGCAGAAGGGCTCCAGCCTGAACATGTCACTGCTGACACTGTCGCTGATGATTGGTACTGCCGGTTTACCGCACGTTATCATTCGCTTCTTTACAGTTCCGAAGGTGCGTGATGCACGTTACTCGGCCGGCTGGGCCCTGGTGTTCATTGCCATTCTGTACACCACCGCTCCTTCTGTTGGCTCCATGGCACGCCTCAACCTGATGAACACTGTTCAGGCAGGCGCTGTTGGTGATCCTGCTGCCAACCTGGTCTATGAAGAGCGTCCAAACTGGTTCAGGAACTGGGAAAAAACCGGCCTGCTGAAGTTTGAAGACAAGAACGGTGACGGCAAGATCCAGTACTACAACGACAAGAACGCCGAGTTTGCTGCCAAGGCCGAAGGTTTCGGCTGGAAAGGCAACGAAATGGTCAAGGTTGACCGCGATATCATGGTTCTGGCCAACCCGGAAATTGCCGGCTTGCCAAACTGGGTAATTGCCCTGGTTGCTGCCGGTGGCCTGGCTGCGGCGCTGTCTACCGCGGCGGGTCTGTTGCTGGCCATTTCTTCATCGATCTCTCATGATCTGCTGAAGGGCGTGTTCAAACCGGACATTTCCGAAAAAGACGAGCTGATGGCCGGTCGTATTGCCATGGCTGGTGCTATCGGTGTTGCCGGTTATCTTGGTATGAACCCACCCGGGTTTGCGGCGCAGGTGGTGGCACTGGCCTTCGGTCTGGCTGCCTCGTCCATCTTCCCGGCATTGATGATGGGTATCTTCAACAAGAAGATGAACCGCAGCGGCGCTGTCGCGGGCATGCTCGCCGGCCTGCTGTCCACCCTGGTATACATCTTTGTCTACAAGGGCTGGTTCTTCGTACCGGGCACCAACAACCTGCCAAACACTGCTGACAGCTGGCTGTTTGGTATTCAGCCGGAATCGTTCGGTGCAGTGGGTGCGATGATCAACTTTGCTGTTGCATACGCCGTATCCAAGGTAACAGCCGAGCCACCTGAGCACATTCAGCACCTGGTGGAAGACATTCGTATTCCCAAGGGTGCCGGAACGGCTTCATCCCATTAA
- a CDS encoding DUF4212 domain-containing protein, with protein MSNQASDYWKANLTLVAILLAVWFVVSYLFGIILVEPLNAIRIGGTGLGFWFAQQGSIYTFLVLIFVYAKKMNELDKKFDVHED; from the coding sequence ATGAGCAATCAGGCAAGTGATTACTGGAAGGCGAACCTGACGCTGGTGGCAATACTGCTAGCCGTCTGGTTTGTTGTCTCATATCTGTTCGGCATTATTCTTGTCGAGCCGCTCAACGCAATCAGAATCGGCGGTACCGGACTTGGTTTCTGGTTTGCCCAACAAGGCTCCATCTATACCTTCCTGGTATTGATCTTTGTCTACGCAAAGAAGATGAACGAGCTAGATAAAAAATTCGACGTTCACGAAGACTAG
- a CDS encoding site-2 protease family protein yields the protein MIGNELSTFQTIALSALPLVYAIVLHEVAHGWVANRLGDDTALRAGRLTLNPVRHIDLVGTIIVPLVLLLTAGFAFGWAKPVPVNFGRLHQPRRDMVLVAVAGPAANLLMAGFWVLVLKLAAMLAHTTPDASLALFYMALFGIIINAILMIFNLIPLPPADGGRIAVGILPRPAAMLLARIEPFGLIILVILLATGILGKLLNPVVSLSLELARQVSGL from the coding sequence ATGATTGGCAACGAACTCAGCACTTTCCAAACCATAGCCCTGTCGGCCCTGCCACTGGTGTACGCCATTGTGCTGCACGAAGTTGCCCATGGCTGGGTAGCCAATCGTCTCGGTGATGACACGGCTTTGCGCGCAGGCAGGCTCACACTCAACCCGGTTCGGCACATCGACCTGGTAGGTACAATCATTGTGCCACTGGTGTTGTTGCTGACAGCCGGCTTCGCCTTTGGTTGGGCCAAGCCGGTACCGGTAAACTTCGGTCGGCTGCACCAGCCAAGACGGGATATGGTGCTGGTCGCGGTGGCCGGACCGGCTGCCAACCTGCTGATGGCAGGATTCTGGGTCCTGGTGCTGAAACTGGCAGCAATGCTGGCGCACACCACGCCGGACGCGAGCCTGGCCCTGTTCTACATGGCCCTGTTCGGAATTATCATTAACGCAATTCTAATGATTTTCAATCTCATTCCCTTGCCGCCGGCTGACGGTGGTCGCATAGCCGTAGGTATTTTGCCGCGGCCGGCGGCCATGTTGCTGGCCAGGATCGAACCGTTCGGGCTCATTATTCTTGTCATTCTGCTGGCAACCGGCATCCTGGGCAAATTACTGAATCCGGTTGTCAGCCTTTCCCTGGAGCTGGCACGTCAGGTATCCGGACTGTAA
- a CDS encoding CBS domain-containing protein: protein MKVEEIMNHKVEAIAPNDTIKEAARKMHDLHIGALTVMDGDELVGILTDRDICCKVTAMGRDAVMTRVREIMTKDVITCYADQDIGEAADLMMSNHIRRLAVTSRGNSVTGFLSVDDIAHTSYDLASNILESSAPIH, encoded by the coding sequence ATGAAAGTCGAAGAAATCATGAACCACAAGGTGGAAGCCATTGCGCCAAACGATACGATCAAGGAGGCTGCCCGCAAAATGCATGACTTGCATATCGGTGCACTGACCGTCATGGATGGTGACGAACTGGTAGGCATCCTCACGGACCGCGATATCTGCTGCAAGGTTACCGCCATGGGTCGCGACGCGGTTATGACCCGGGTCAGGGAAATCATGACCAAGGATGTTATTACCTGCTATGCAGACCAGGATATAGGCGAAGCGGCAGACCTGATGATGAGCAACCATATCCGCCGGCTGGCAGTAACATCGCGCGGCAATTCAGTCACCGGTTTCCTGTCAGTCGATGACATTGCGCACACATCCTATGATCTCGCCAGCAACATTCTGGAATCGTCCGCGCCGATTCATTAA
- a CDS encoding CBS domain-containing protein, whose protein sequence is MKVQEIMTAKVESIKSTATLRQAARTMKDLNIGSLLIIEDDQLLGIITDRDISCFAIAMGHDLNSTPVSKVMTREVTTCFDDADISEAARLMEDQKVRRLAVLRHDNSMAGFLSVDDLARYSHELAGEVLKAAGSAH, encoded by the coding sequence ATGAAGGTTCAGGAAATCATGACCGCCAAGGTTGAAAGCATCAAATCCACCGCCACGCTCAGACAAGCCGCCAGGACAATGAAAGATCTCAACATCGGTTCTCTGCTCATTATCGAAGATGACCAGTTGCTTGGCATTATTACCGATCGGGACATCAGCTGCTTTGCCATTGCCATGGGCCACGATCTCAATTCGACACCGGTAAGCAAGGTCATGACCAGGGAAGTCACCACCTGTTTTGACGATGCCGACATCAGTGAAGCTGCCCGGCTGATGGAAGACCAGAAAGTAAGGCGACTGGCTGTACTGCGACATGACAACAGCATGGCAGGCTTCCTGTCTGTCGATGATCTTGCGCGCTATTCACACGAACTGGCCGGCGAAGTGCTCAAGGCCGCAGGATCAGCTCATTAA
- a CDS encoding pentapeptide repeat-containing protein: MECSFTSSSGKTCGAETDGKPYCYWHSDDDIKTEPDLVSLLEERARSGRPMRYFKLRNTNLENIDLVNRGQHRGYQLVHADLYRANLQHAHLFALDLSFSSLMKADLTGANLHSANLEYTNLLGVKLDHAKLEGVEWGDMVRQEWQGDNEPDPKKQKQLYSEAEEIYRVIGRVMRNQGITSKIGWFLYRELVVRRKQLPKPSLKRFVSWLVDGYCGYGEKPLRIIVSSLALVTVFALLYSGIGLQHDGAIQNMTNTTGLPDRVKLFINSLYFSVVTFTTLGYGDFSPVGWARPVAAIEAVIGSFTNALFVVVFVRRMTR, from the coding sequence ATGGAATGCAGCTTTACATCTTCTTCCGGAAAAACCTGCGGCGCCGAAACTGACGGCAAGCCCTATTGCTACTGGCACAGCGACGACGACATCAAGACTGAACCGGACCTTGTCAGCCTGCTCGAGGAGCGTGCCCGCTCCGGACGGCCGATGCGCTATTTCAAATTGCGCAATACCAACCTGGAAAACATTGATCTTGTTAATCGCGGCCAGCATCGCGGCTATCAACTGGTTCATGCCGACCTGTACCGCGCCAACCTGCAGCATGCTCACCTGTTTGCCCTGGACCTGTCATTCAGTTCATTGATGAAGGCTGACCTGACCGGCGCCAACCTGCACTCGGCCAATCTTGAATACACCAACTTGCTTGGCGTCAAACTGGATCATGCGAAACTCGAAGGTGTTGAGTGGGGTGACATGGTGCGACAGGAATGGCAAGGAGACAACGAACCGGATCCAAAGAAACAGAAACAACTGTATTCCGAAGCCGAGGAAATCTACCGCGTTATCGGCCGTGTCATGCGCAACCAGGGTATCACGTCAAAAATCGGCTGGTTTCTTTATCGTGAACTGGTTGTAAGACGGAAGCAGTTGCCAAAACCATCGCTGAAGCGATTTGTATCGTGGCTGGTTGATGGCTACTGCGGTTACGGCGAAAAACCCTTGCGCATTATTGTGTCCAGTCTTGCCCTGGTTACAGTGTTTGCCCTGCTGTACTCAGGCATCGGCCTGCAGCACGATGGCGCCATCCAGAATATGACCAATACCACGGGCCTGCCGGACAGGGTCAAACTGTTTATAAACTCGTTATACTTCAGCGTGGTCACCTTTACCACCCTGGGTTACGGAGACTTTTCACCCGTTGGCTGGGCGCGACCGGTGGCAGCGATTGAAGCTGTCATTGGTTCATTCACCAATGCCTTGTTCGTTGTTGTTTTTGTCAGGCGCATGACCCGCTAG
- a CDS encoding peroxiredoxin, with protein MNPRRIFRFAGTFVLSLFSALSAGAQPALKTGDQAPLFSLPDQDNNVVELATFRGKWVILYFYPKDDTPGCTTEACNFRDDIELIHKMKAVVLGISTDDSTSHKKFAQKYSLPFRLLADTAGDVARQYGSMRSMGPLKFANRHSFIIDPEGNIAAIFRTVSPKTHSADVRQTLARLQHVAGK; from the coding sequence ATGAACCCGAGACGTATTTTCAGATTTGCAGGCACCTTTGTGTTGTCATTATTCTCGGCGCTGAGCGCCGGCGCCCAACCTGCCCTGAAAACCGGGGACCAGGCACCGTTATTCAGCCTGCCGGACCAGGACAACAATGTCGTCGAACTGGCCACGTTTCGCGGGAAATGGGTGATTTTGTACTTTTACCCCAAGGACGATACGCCGGGCTGTACCACCGAAGCCTGCAATTTTCGCGATGACATTGAACTCATCCACAAGATGAAAGCCGTGGTCCTCGGTATTAGCACCGACGACAGCACCAGCCACAAAAAATTTGCCCAAAAGTACAGTCTGCCATTTCGGCTGCTGGCCGACACTGCCGGTGACGTTGCCCGCCAGTACGGCAGCATGCGCTCCATGGGGCCGTTAAAATTCGCCAACCGGCACAGTTTTATCATTGATCCCGAGGGCAACATCGCCGCCATCTTCAGGACTGTCAGCCCCAAAACCCATAGCGCGGACGTTCGCCAGACTCTCGCCCGGTTGCAACACGTGGCCGGGAAATAG
- a CDS encoding zinc ribbon-containing protein, which yields MPSAEEWSKALAQQIVAIMNEAKAAQAKAQALASQAADAQMSAKAARLKLDALKDEMARAGADAELAEARAEAYAKEQLQAEAEARAAEAKAIALGEQLSQAQAEAEAEAMAKAETVAVYQPGRYECRGCGQNVLFTEATTTLPVCDNCGGQEYRGQEPVMTKIMPTPGKQYRAGMYHCKSCGARVAVPADTNSLPACEFCGQAGLAPVS from the coding sequence ATGCCATCGGCTGAAGAATGGAGCAAGGCACTGGCGCAGCAGATTGTTGCGATTATGAATGAGGCCAAGGCCGCCCAGGCCAAGGCCCAGGCACTGGCCAGCCAGGCGGCGGACGCACAGATGTCCGCCAAGGCCGCCAGGCTCAAGCTGGACGCCTTGAAGGACGAAATGGCCAGGGCCGGTGCCGATGCCGAGCTGGCGGAGGCGCGCGCCGAAGCCTATGCCAAGGAACAACTGCAGGCGGAGGCGGAAGCCAGGGCCGCGGAAGCCAAAGCCATTGCCCTGGGCGAACAGTTGTCACAAGCGCAGGCAGAGGCAGAAGCCGAGGCCATGGCCAAAGCCGAGACTGTGGCCGTGTACCAGCCCGGTCGTTACGAGTGCCGGGGTTGTGGCCAGAACGTGTTGTTTACTGAAGCGACCACGACTTTGCCTGTCTGTGATAATTGCGGCGGCCAGGAATACCGGGGACAGGAGCCGGTAATGACCAAGATCATGCCGACACCTGGCAAACAATATCGCGCCGGTATGTATCACTGCAAAAGTTGCGGCGCCCGGGTCGCGGTACCGGCCGATACAAATTCACTGCCGGCTTGCGAGTTTTGCGGCCAGGCCGGGTTAGCGCCGGTTTCCTGA
- a CDS encoding peroxiredoxin family protein, with protein sequence MSSGNRVKAGEMARNFSLPDISGDPIQLSDYQGRNVLLSFFRDASCPFCNLRLYELTRKHAEYRSHGLEIIAVFNSSVDVVERYLGKRERPFPLLADVDREIFRLYGVESSWGMLMKGMFNFSRMFSAFSKGFMPAAGAFKPLMPADFLIDETGLVRVSYYSRNAANHISLKMVEKFITVMNSRHEALEKELELPDIETLLSLGKA encoded by the coding sequence ATGAGCAGTGGAAACAGGGTCAAGGCAGGCGAGATGGCGCGCAATTTTTCGCTGCCCGATATCAGTGGCGACCCGATTCAATTGAGTGATTATCAGGGCCGGAATGTGTTGCTGTCATTTTTCCGTGATGCCAGTTGCCCGTTCTGTAACCTGCGTCTCTACGAGCTGACCCGCAAGCATGCCGAGTATCGCAGTCATGGCCTGGAGATTATCGCTGTATTCAACTCGTCTGTTGACGTGGTCGAGCGTTACCTGGGCAAGCGTGAACGACCGTTCCCGTTGCTGGCTGACGTGGACCGGGAAATCTTCAGGTTGTACGGCGTGGAATCGTCCTGGGGAATGTTGATGAAGGGCATGTTCAATTTCTCACGCATGTTCTCCGCGTTCTCAAAGGGCTTCATGCCTGCCGCCGGTGCATTCAAGCCGCTGATGCCGGCGGATTTTCTGATCGACGAAACCGGACTGGTTCGCGTGTCCTACTATTCGCGAAATGCCGCCAATCACATCTCGCTGAAAATGGTGGAGAAGTTCATCACCGTGATGAACAGCCGTCACGAAGCGCTTGAAAAGGAGCTGGAGCTTCCGGACATCGAAACTTTGTTGAGCCTTGGCAAGGCCTGA
- a CDS encoding peroxiredoxin family protein — protein sequence MGDRVRPGETLRDFQLKDLHGQSVRLSDFRGKRVLLSFFRDAGCPFCNLRLFELTSRYNHYQQQGLEIVTVFYSTPHTVKRFLGNRNRPFALLADPEKDVFRLYGVESSWGALMKGMFNFPRMMSAFAKGFLPSAGAFKPLMPADFLIDQTGKVRATYYSRDAARHISLKLVDRFIAATEKLDTPAPAAAPRPQLRAAVGA from the coding sequence ATGGGAGATCGAGTTCGGCCGGGCGAGACGCTGCGTGACTTTCAATTAAAAGACCTTCATGGTCAATCCGTTCGACTGAGCGATTTCAGGGGCAAGCGTGTGCTGCTGTCCTTTTTTCGTGATGCCGGTTGCCCGTTTTGTAACCTGCGACTGTTTGAGCTGACCAGCCGCTACAACCATTACCAGCAGCAGGGACTGGAAATTGTCACCGTGTTCTATTCCACCCCGCATACCGTCAAACGCTTTCTCGGTAACCGTAATCGCCCGTTTGCGCTGTTGGCAGACCCGGAGAAAGATGTGTTCAGGCTTTACGGTGTGGAGTCCTCCTGGGGCGCCCTGATGAAGGGTATGTTCAACTTCCCGCGTATGATGTCCGCGTTTGCCAAGGGCTTCCTGCCCAGCGCAGGCGCCTTCAAGCCGTTGATGCCGGCCGACTTCCTGATTGATCAGACCGGCAAGGTCAGGGCGACCTACTATTCGCGTGATGCGGCGCGACACATCTCCCTCAAGCTGGTGGACCGGTTTATCGCCGCTACTGAAAAGCTGGATACCCCGGCCCCGGCGGCAGCTCCACGCCCGCAACTCAGGGCTGCAGTGGGCGCCTGA
- a CDS encoding transposase, with amino-acid sequence MPRANRNFMPGYVLHITHRCHKKEFLLKFVRDRQRWRYWLFEAKKRYGLCVLNYIVTSNHIHLLVQDRGRGEIAKSMQLIAGRTAQEYNQRKNRKGAFWEDRYHATLVDTDSHLARCMTYIDLNMVRAGAVAQPLEWDTSGFREIQVPPDRYRVIDQPTLMKLFGFTTSEQLRAACLNWSEQALAMGAIPYDSRWTDAIAVGSQEFLAEAKAALGVKALHRYVETDGDVQVLRESALPYTPHFGHEMHVLRGNNQVILER; translated from the coding sequence ATGCCGCGCGCCAATCGTAATTTTATGCCCGGGTATGTGTTGCACATTACCCATCGCTGCCACAAGAAAGAATTCCTGCTCAAGTTTGTTAGAGATCGGCAGCGCTGGCGCTACTGGTTGTTCGAAGCCAAAAAACGTTATGGTCTTTGCGTTCTGAATTACATCGTTACGTCCAATCATATTCACCTTCTCGTTCAGGATCGTGGTCGGGGCGAGATTGCCAAAAGCATGCAGTTAATCGCCGGGCGCACGGCCCAGGAATATAACCAGCGTAAAAACAGGAAGGGTGCTTTTTGGGAAGACCGCTATCACGCGACGCTGGTGGATACCGATTCGCACCTGGCCCGCTGCATGACATATATTGACTTGAACATGGTTCGTGCCGGCGCGGTCGCACAACCATTGGAATGGGACACTTCCGGTTTTCGCGAGATCCAGGTTCCACCGGATCGTTATCGTGTCATCGATCAGCCGACACTAATGAAGTTGTTCGGCTTTACGACATCGGAGCAACTTCGCGCCGCTTGTCTAAACTGGAGCGAGCAGGCGCTTGCGATGGGTGCGATCCCGTATGATAGTCGCTGGACCGATGCTATCGCCGTAGGGAGTCAGGAATTTCTTGCTGAGGCTAAGGCTGCACTGGGCGTGAAAGCGCTGCATAGATATGTCGAGACTGACGGGGATGTTCAAGTGCTACGAGAATCGGCCCTGCCTTACACGCCTCATTTTGGCCATGAAATGCACGTGTTAAGGGGTAATAACCAGGTTATTTTGGAAAGATAA
- a CDS encoding 6-bladed beta-propeller — MITQRLVLSALMAAFLAGHLAVAADSKSAPAKHASPEELPEELQAQAEEADKNSPAKLASEAAVKALVWPAPPLPERVRYAHEFNKAIDLGIKPSFFSRLFGWLTGNKPWPMVRPYAIAADDGLIAIADPGVKSVFLFNLKDKEQLRIHKVGKDVLESPVGIALSDTRLFISDSNKAQLHILDREGEHLKSVSSLARPTGLAWHAETKRLYVADTLAHKIVVFNENGEQQFEFGRRADKDAGFNFPSHLAVHGNRVYVNDTMNFRVQIFDLEGQYISKFGVHGDGSGQFSQPKGIGIDVAGHIYIADSVFHKIQIFDDQGRYLLDIGQQGRRAGEFWLPAGVFVYKNRIYVADSYNRRVQVFDYTYKGKGKGSQE; from the coding sequence GTGATCACACAACGATTAGTACTGTCTGCGCTTATGGCCGCTTTCCTGGCTGGCCACCTTGCCGTGGCCGCCGACAGCAAGTCTGCGCCAGCCAAGCATGCCAGCCCTGAAGAGCTGCCCGAAGAACTGCAAGCCCAGGCCGAAGAAGCGGACAAGAACTCACCGGCGAAACTGGCGTCCGAGGCGGCGGTAAAGGCACTTGTCTGGCCGGCGCCGCCACTGCCGGAGCGTGTGCGCTACGCACACGAATTTAACAAGGCAATCGATCTCGGTATCAAGCCGTCTTTTTTCTCACGACTGTTCGGCTGGCTCACCGGCAACAAACCCTGGCCCATGGTACGGCCCTACGCCATTGCGGCCGACGATGGACTGATCGCCATCGCTGACCCCGGTGTAAAATCCGTGTTTCTGTTTAACCTGAAAGACAAGGAACAACTGCGGATTCACAAGGTCGGCAAAGACGTGCTGGAGTCGCCGGTGGGCATTGCCCTGAGCGATACGCGCCTGTTCATCAGCGATTCAAACAAGGCACAACTGCACATTCTTGATCGCGAAGGCGAGCACCTGAAATCCGTTTCATCGCTGGCGCGACCGACAGGACTGGCCTGGCATGCCGAGACAAAACGCCTGTACGTCGCCGACACGCTGGCACACAAGATTGTCGTGTTCAATGAAAACGGCGAGCAGCAGTTTGAATTTGGCCGGCGCGCGGACAAGGATGCCGGCTTCAACTTTCCCAGCCACCTGGCGGTTCATGGCAACCGTGTTTATGTGAATGACACCATGAACTTCCGGGTACAAATCTTCGACCTTGAAGGCCAGTACATCAGCAAGTTCGGTGTGCACGGCGATGGCTCAGGACAGTTCTCGCAACCCAAGGGCATTGGTATTGATGTCGCCGGCCATATTTATATTGCCGATTCGGTGTTCCACAAGATTCAGATTTTCGATGACCAGGGTCGATACCTGTTGGATATTGGTCAGCAGGGCCGCCGGGCCGGTGAATTCTGGTTGCCGGCAGGTGTATTCGTTTACAAGAACCGCATCTATGTCGCCGATTCCTACAATCGCCGGGTGCAGGTTTTTGACTATACTTACAAAGGTAAAGGCAAAGGTTCCCAGGAGTGA
- a CDS encoding cytochrome c3 family protein has translation MRRTVTKPAAKTILMRAVSAMIAGGTLSLALLVATVPNTGHTAEDRALGDIFFKGSGKRLQLPPAVFEHWKHRQRYRCSVCHEKLFVSKAGANLATMKELIDGKYCGACHNGKEAFNIEFASCTRCHQEYKGPSTQGAADTTDKGK, from the coding sequence ATGCGGCGCACAGTTACCAAACCGGCAGCCAAGACCATCTTGATGCGCGCCGTATCAGCCATGATTGCCGGCGGTACATTGTCATTGGCATTGCTTGTCGCCACCGTGCCCAATACCGGCCATACCGCCGAAGACCGGGCGCTGGGGGATATCTTTTTCAAAGGCTCCGGCAAGCGTCTGCAGTTGCCGCCAGCGGTGTTCGAGCACTGGAAACATCGGCAACGCTACCGCTGTTCGGTCTGCCATGAAAAACTGTTTGTATCCAAGGCCGGCGCCAACCTGGCGACCATGAAAGAATTAATTGATGGCAAGTACTGCGGTGCCTGTCACAACGGCAAAGAAGCATTCAATATTGAATTCGCCAGTTGTACCCGTTGCCACCAGGAATATAAAGGCCCGTCGACACAAGGCGCGGCCGATACCACTGACAAGGGAAAATAG
- a CDS encoding cytochrome c3 family protein — MNNNNTIMLLLIVFLVSACTKDTMSLFFDVPPPTVEEMAQKRAAEAAQRLKPQDQTIDDQLKLKKLQPHELAGKLAAATEFNQAMQYLPKDMFGQPDWLAAMDQNIIWPRSHIGTDNISKFVFGFDFFLKGPTPVFDAWFPHSRHTELLDCASCHPKVFKYRGTPITMAEIRDGKYCGTCHGKVAFPVDVACARCHTGMLGGQ, encoded by the coding sequence ATGAACAACAACAACACCATCATGCTCCTCCTCATCGTTTTTCTGGTCTCCGCTTGCACCAAGGACACGATGTCACTGTTTTTCGACGTGCCTCCGCCTACCGTCGAAGAAATGGCGCAAAAACGCGCCGCCGAAGCCGCGCAACGGCTAAAACCCCAGGATCAAACCATTGATGATCAGCTGAAGCTGAAAAAATTGCAGCCGCATGAACTGGCCGGCAAACTGGCCGCGGCCACAGAATTCAACCAGGCCATGCAATACCTGCCCAAGGATATGTTCGGTCAGCCTGACTGGCTGGCCGCCATGGACCAGAACATTATCTGGCCCCGCAGCCATATTGGCACCGACAACATCAGCAAATTTGTGTTTGGATTTGATTTTTTCCTGAAAGGCCCGACACCGGTCTTTGATGCCTGGTTTCCGCATTCCCGGCATACCGAATTACTGGATTGCGCCAGCTGCCATCCGAAAGTATTCAAGTATCGCGGCACACCCATCACCATGGCCGAAATCCGCGACGGCAAGTACTGCGGCACCTGCCACGGCAAGGTCGCGTTCCCGGTAGATGTGGCCTGCGCCCGCTGCCATACCGGCATGCTGGGAGGGCAGTAA